Below is a window of Deinococcus yavapaiensis KR-236 DNA.
TTGGTGCGGTACAACAGCAACGGCACCCTCGACACCACCTTCGGCTCGAACGGCAAGGTCATCACGCCCGTCGGAACGTCGGATGACTATGCGTCGGATGACTATGCCCGCGCGTTGGTGATGCAATCCGACGGGAAGCTCGTCGCCGCTGGGTACGCCGTCAACGGCTCAAGCTGGGACGTCGCGTTGGTGCGGTACAACAGCAACGGCACGCTCGACACCACCTTCGGCTCGAACGGCAAGGTCATCACGCCCATCGGGACGTCGGATGACATCGCCAGCGCGTTGGTGGTGCAGTCGGATGGGAAGCTCGTCGCCGCCGGGTACACCTACAACGGCACGACCTATGACTTTGCGTTGGTGCGGTACAACAGCAACGGCACGCTCGACACCACCTTCGGCTCGGGCGGCAAGATCACCACGCCCATCGGGACGTCGGATGACATCGCCAGCGCGTTGGTGGTGCAGTCGGATGGGAAGCTCGTCGCCGCCGGGTACGCCAACGACTCGAACACCGACGTCGCGTTGGTGCGGTACAACAGCAACGGCACGCTCGACACCACCTTCGGCTCGGGCGGCAAGATCACCACGCCCATCGGGACGTCGGGTGGCATCGCCAACGCGTTGGTGGTGCAGTCGGATGGGAAGCTCGTCGCCGCTGGGTACGCCGTCAACGGCTGGACCTATGACTTCGCCTTGGTGCGGTACCTGCCGTAGGAGAGGCCCATGAATATGACCAAGAACGTTTCCCTGCTGGCCGTAGCACTCCTCGTCGGCTGCGCTACGCCACCTCAACCTCCCACCGGTCCTCGCGTGCT
It encodes the following:
- a CDS encoding putative Ig domain-containing protein, yielding NVTASDPQNLALTYSLAQGSTLPAGLSLNSSTGVVSGTPSTAGTTSVTFQVTNSGGGTASKTITITVNSTSGLLDTTFGTGGKITTPIGTLDDIASALVVQSDGKLVAAGYTYNGYNGTTTDVALVRYNSNGTLDTTFGTNGKVTTPIGTSNDIASALVVQSDGKLVAAGYTYNGSNYDFALVRYNSNGTLDTTFGSGGKVTTPIGTSNDFAYALVVQSDGKLVAAGYTLNGTNYDFALVRYNSNGTLDTTFGSNGKVITPVGTSDDYASDDYARALVMQSDGKLVAAGYAVNGSSWDVALVRYNSNGTLDTTFGSNGKVITPIGTSDDIASALVVQSDGKLVAAGYTYNGTTYDFALVRYNSNGTLDTTFGSGGKITTPIGTSDDIASALVVQSDGKLVAAGYANDSNTDVALVRYNSNGTLDTTFGSGGKITTPIGTSGGIANALVVQSDGKLVAAGYAVNGWTYDFALVRYLP